Proteins from a genomic interval of Thamnophis elegans isolate rThaEle1 chromosome 2, rThaEle1.pri, whole genome shotgun sequence:
- the LOC116523946 gene encoding 2-aminoethanethiol dioxygenase-like gives MALLVKELGSADHPLPIPPEKPPVSYTDICETACFSMGVFVLRASACIPLHNHLGIQGLLKVFYGTLHIACFDEQPEEPQDAPNATASADASEAASCPGRPRRLRALLCSHRLYTASMPPCLLSPQWDNLHQIAAEGTGPVAFLDILVPPYNPARGHDCHYYQLANGQSLPPATGPLCALWLLETPQAPYFWCGGEPYLGPRVYP, from the exons ATGGCACTTTTAGTTAAAGAATTGGGCT cggcaGATCACCCACTTCCCATACCCCCGGAAAAGCCGCCCGTCAGCTACACGGACATCTGTGAGACGGCGTGCTTCAGCATGGGCGTCTTCGTGCTCCGCGCCAGTGCCTGCATCCCTCTGCACAACCACCTGGGCATACAGGGGCTGCTGAAGGTCTTCTACGGCACCCTCCACATTGCCTGCTTTGACGAGCAGCCCGAGGAGCCCCAGGACGCCCCCAATGCCACTGCTTCTGCTGATGCCTCCGAGGCCGCCTCCTGCCCCGGCCGCCCTCGCCGCTTGCGTGCCTTGCTCTGCTCGCACCGCCTCTACACGGCCTCCATGCCGCCCTGCCTGCTCTCCCCGCAGTGGGACAACCTGCACCAGATCGCGGCTGAGGGTACCGGGCCCGTCGCCTTCCTCGACATCCTGGTGCCACCCTACAACCCGGCCCGCGGACACGACTGCCACTACTACCAGCTGGCCAACGGACAGAGCCTCCCGCCCGCAACCGGCCCTCTGTGCGCTCTCTGGCTGCTGGAGACCCCGCAGGCGCCCTACTTCTGGTGTGGCGGGGAGCCTTATCTGGGCCCCCGAGTCTACCCCTGA